In Bacteriovorax stolpii, a single genomic region encodes these proteins:
- a CDS encoding DUF3943 domain-containing protein produces the protein MKTYSLFALLLLTVSFGASAGFIPQKKVLVSVGDIKDNKSKEWKRSTCLQVYTIANQITENGTNVTCREFDTDNFMDSDLQKFSKSYDYHLRITKNRDSSLSMDITNWSRVHDSDFKAVGWEFKDSPTSKASKEDAFAKVLGNIFLYADNELAYKAGVLANGAFESNQISYDEKKGVFLDNITMEPISINKAITLYENESPRKKNYLRTGIEIGIQLSAAMGIYYKNLVFNQVDFDYSLSSGLKGKYVTGDAILFDDNDKFSNYGHTYAGVMYYQTARTNGFNSLESALIGFASSTAWETLEYHEVMSINDQILTPIGGYVIGEATYQISCALVSKNSLGAKALGYTLNPNMALNHALDKAYKGDKYAAQPDCKKPRWSDISVYVGLEKGQKAYEPSKNSDYVIGMNATVVKMEDYNKEGKGGQLVYDTAMSKMIVELNGNQGLTDLRVVAQVVMAAYHQKNMTKDEKGQLRGYDLIVGIGSGSTWHDRGGAELSDKEDFYGTVNILGATAHANINYNGFNIRADFGIYGDFAMVKAYSLEKYRTANGGIDNESSVMKRKGYYWGAGASAIAAISISKGRWEVGYWGQHSSATSINERNRVEATSGNTFSDTMHINRVYVSFSLTKNLKLQLSHEYNIRTGSMNGDAFETKGIEKRTMGTLVYKF, from the coding sequence ATGAAGACTTACTCATTATTTGCTCTTTTACTTCTTACAGTTTCTTTTGGAGCTTCTGCGGGATTCATCCCTCAAAAGAAAGTCTTAGTTTCTGTTGGAGATATAAAAGACAATAAAAGCAAAGAATGGAAAAGAAGTACATGTCTTCAGGTTTACACTATTGCCAACCAAATTACAGAAAATGGAACAAACGTCACATGCCGTGAGTTCGATACTGATAATTTTATGGACTCAGATCTTCAAAAATTTTCCAAATCATACGACTACCACTTACGTATAACAAAAAATAGAGACTCATCTCTGTCGATGGATATCACAAACTGGTCGCGCGTTCATGACTCTGACTTTAAAGCAGTTGGTTGGGAATTCAAAGACAGCCCAACATCAAAAGCTTCTAAAGAAGATGCTTTTGCTAAAGTCCTGGGTAACATCTTCTTATATGCTGACAACGAACTTGCCTACAAGGCCGGAGTTCTTGCTAACGGTGCATTTGAATCTAACCAGATTTCATACGATGAGAAAAAAGGCGTATTCTTAGATAACATCACGATGGAGCCAATCTCTATCAATAAAGCAATTACACTTTATGAAAATGAATCTCCAAGAAAGAAAAATTACTTAAGAACTGGTATTGAAATTGGTATTCAGCTTTCAGCGGCCATGGGGATCTATTATAAGAACCTCGTCTTCAATCAGGTTGACTTCGACTACTCTCTTTCATCAGGTCTAAAAGGGAAATACGTTACAGGTGACGCTATCCTTTTTGATGACAACGATAAATTCTCAAACTACGGACACACTTACGCCGGAGTTATGTACTACCAGACAGCGCGTACAAACGGATTTAACTCTCTTGAATCAGCACTTATCGGATTTGCTTCTTCAACGGCGTGGGAAACTCTTGAGTACCATGAAGTTATGTCGATCAACGACCAGATCTTAACTCCGATTGGTGGTTATGTTATCGGTGAAGCAACTTACCAGATCTCATGTGCTCTTGTTTCTAAAAACTCACTTGGAGCAAAAGCTCTTGGTTATACACTCAACCCGAACATGGCCTTAAACCATGCTCTGGACAAAGCTTATAAAGGCGACAAATACGCGGCCCAACCAGACTGTAAAAAGCCTCGTTGGTCAGACATCTCAGTTTACGTTGGTCTTGAAAAAGGACAAAAAGCTTACGAACCATCAAAAAACAGCGACTACGTTATTGGTATGAACGCAACAGTTGTAAAGATGGAAGACTACAACAAAGAAGGTAAAGGCGGACAACTTGTTTACGATACAGCAATGTCTAAAATGATCGTAGAACTAAACGGTAACCAAGGTCTGACAGATCTTCGAGTTGTCGCACAAGTTGTAATGGCGGCCTACCACCAAAAGAACATGACAAAAGATGAAAAAGGACAATTGCGTGGATATGACCTGATTGTCGGTATCGGTTCAGGGTCTACTTGGCATGACCGCGGAGGCGCAGAGCTTTCAGATAAAGAAGATTTCTACGGTACAGTTAACATTTTAGGAGCAACAGCTCACGCTAACATTAACTACAACGGCTTTAACATCAGAGCGGACTTCGGTATCTACGGTGACTTCGCGATGGTAAAAGCATACTCTCTGGAAAAATACAGAACGGCCAATGGCGGTATTGATAATGAATCAAGTGTTATGAAGAGAAAAGGATACTACTGGGGAGCTGGTGCTTCTGCAATCGCCGCGATCTCAATTTCAAAAGGAAGATGGGAAGTGGGATACTGGGGACAACACTCTAGCGCAACAAGTATCAACGAGAGAAACAGAGTTGAAGCAACAAGTGGTAACACGTTCTCAGATACAATGCATATCAACCGCGTGTATGTAAGCTTTAGTTTAACAAAGAACTTAAAACTCCAACTCTCTCATGAATACAACATCAGAACTGGTTCAATGAATGGTGATGCTTTTGAGACGAAAGGAATTGAAAAGAGAACAATGGGAACACTCGTATATAAATTCTAA
- the topA gene encoding type I DNA topoisomerase gives MCAKAVAKKAAKKVVVKKTPAKAAKAVVAKKAPKVAGSKADKDDNEKVYGDYDLVVVESPSKAKTIKKYLGKGFQVVASNGHIKDLPKSKLGVDVKDDFALDLVPITGKKDKIERIQELAKHANQIYLAPDMDREGEAIAFHLAEEIGKKKSIHRVVFNAVTKTAVKNAIDNPTELNQPMYDSQKTRRVLDRLVGYKISPILWDKVQRGISAGRVQSVALRVIVEREDQIKKFVSEKWFSIQGELEKKGINFEVRYYGEEQGKKTELDGNAGEKLAKSVLADIKGKPLKAIEVKKKERRQNPTAPFTTSKLQQEAANKLGFTAKRTMMVAQMLYEGVQLRDHGLQGLITYMRTDSVRTEPEAMKSVRDYIKKKYGKDFLSAEEIVYKKKGTSKVQDAHEAIRPTNLEFTPDEVRGDLDPDQQKLYELIWNKFISSQMSQAVIDQTTVTFEAGGHFFKSNGSIVKFPGFRTVYLDSLAEKQSRKNEDESEESEEPKTGLLPDISEGESFAQKKAIDMEEHWTSPPPRFNEASLVKALEEDGIGRPSTYAAIISNIQDRNYVEKIENRFVPTELGNVVCKMLVESFPDVMDIEFTAKVEELLDKIEEGDVSWKKVLREFWKGFELTLEKAKDEMKNLKKQSIPTGVHCRKCADGEYQIKWGKNGQFLACSNYPDCNSTEDFKKSLDGVITIIEKEFAKDPCPTCGKRLAIKKGKYGKFLACEDYPQCATTLPFTLDVQCPLCKVGKFAEKKSRYGKLFYGCSNYPECSNAMWTKPYAFDCSACGHPVMGEKFTKKNGKQLECPKCRHRVDIADTPFHVDEESGEIMEEAAE, from the coding sequence ATGTGTGCAAAAGCAGTTGCTAAAAAAGCGGCGAAAAAAGTCGTCGTGAAAAAGACACCAGCAAAAGCAGCAAAAGCTGTCGTGGCCAAAAAAGCTCCGAAAGTTGCTGGAAGCAAAGCAGATAAAGACGATAATGAAAAAGTGTACGGAGATTATGACCTGGTGGTCGTTGAGTCTCCGTCAAAAGCAAAAACCATTAAAAAATATTTAGGAAAGGGATTTCAGGTTGTAGCGTCTAACGGACACATCAAGGACCTTCCAAAATCAAAGTTAGGCGTTGATGTTAAAGACGACTTCGCACTAGACCTTGTTCCGATTACCGGAAAAAAAGATAAGATCGAAAGAATTCAGGAACTCGCAAAACACGCCAACCAAATCTACCTCGCACCCGATATGGACCGCGAAGGAGAGGCGATCGCTTTCCATCTTGCTGAAGAAATCGGAAAAAAGAAAAGCATCCACAGAGTTGTTTTTAATGCCGTAACAAAAACTGCCGTTAAAAATGCTATTGATAATCCAACTGAACTTAATCAGCCAATGTATGACTCGCAAAAGACAAGACGTGTTCTTGACCGCCTTGTGGGTTATAAAATTTCGCCGATCCTTTGGGATAAAGTTCAAAGAGGGATTTCAGCGGGACGTGTTCAGTCGGTAGCTTTAAGAGTTATTGTTGAGCGCGAAGACCAGATCAAAAAATTCGTTTCAGAAAAGTGGTTTTCAATTCAAGGTGAACTTGAAAAGAAAGGCATTAACTTTGAAGTGCGCTATTACGGTGAAGAGCAAGGGAAGAAAACTGAACTTGATGGAAACGCCGGAGAAAAACTTGCAAAGAGTGTTCTAGCAGACATCAAAGGCAAGCCACTAAAAGCAATCGAAGTTAAGAAAAAAGAAAGAAGACAAAATCCAACAGCGCCATTCACAACATCTAAGCTTCAACAGGAAGCAGCTAACAAGCTTGGTTTCACAGCGAAGAGAACGATGATGGTTGCCCAGATGCTTTATGAAGGGGTTCAACTAAGAGACCACGGTCTGCAAGGTTTGATCACTTATATGAGAACGGACTCGGTGAGAACAGAGCCGGAAGCGATGAAGTCAGTTCGCGACTACATCAAAAAGAAATACGGAAAAGATTTTTTATCAGCAGAAGAAATTGTCTATAAGAAAAAAGGAACAAGTAAGGTACAAGATGCCCACGAGGCCATCCGTCCAACTAACCTTGAGTTCACACCGGATGAAGTGCGTGGGGATTTAGATCCTGACCAACAAAAACTTTATGAACTAATCTGGAACAAGTTTATCTCTTCTCAAATGTCTCAAGCTGTAATCGATCAAACAACTGTGACGTTTGAAGCAGGTGGACACTTCTTTAAATCAAATGGTTCAATTGTAAAATTTCCTGGCTTTAGAACTGTTTATCTTGATTCTCTTGCGGAAAAACAAAGCAGAAAGAATGAAGATGAGTCTGAAGAGAGTGAAGAACCAAAAACAGGACTTCTACCGGACATTTCGGAAGGAGAGTCATTTGCTCAGAAAAAAGCAATTGATATGGAAGAGCACTGGACTTCACCTCCTCCAAGATTTAATGAAGCCTCTCTGGTTAAAGCTCTTGAAGAAGACGGAATCGGACGCCCGTCTACATACGCGGCGATCATTTCCAACATTCAAGACAGAAACTACGTAGAAAAAATTGAAAACCGCTTCGTTCCAACAGAACTTGGAAACGTCGTTTGTAAAATGTTAGTGGAGAGTTTCCCTGACGTTATGGATATTGAATTCACAGCTAAAGTTGAAGAGCTTCTGGATAAAATCGAAGAAGGCGATGTCAGCTGGAAAAAAGTTTTACGTGAATTCTGGAAAGGGTTTGAGTTGACGCTTGAAAAAGCTAAAGACGAAATGAAAAACCTGAAGAAGCAGTCAATCCCAACTGGGGTTCATTGCCGTAAATGTGCCGATGGTGAATACCAGATTAAATGGGGGAAAAACGGGCAGTTCCTTGCTTGTTCAAACTACCCAGACTGTAACTCGACTGAAGATTTTAAAAAGTCATTAGACGGCGTTATTACAATTATTGAAAAAGAATTTGCTAAAGACCCATGCCCAACTTGTGGCAAGCGCTTAGCGATTAAAAAAGGGAAATACGGAAAGTTCCTGGCGTGCGAGGATTATCCTCAGTGTGCGACGACTTTACCATTTACCCTGGATGTCCAATGTCCGCTTTGCAAGGTTGGAAAATTCGCAGAGAAGAAGAGCCGTTACGGAAAACTATTCTACGGATGTTCAAATTACCCAGAGTGTTCAAATGCTATGTGGACCAAGCCATACGCTTTTGACTGTTCGGCTTGTGGGCACCCAGTGATGGGAGAGAAGTTCACGAAGAAAAACGGCAAGCAGTTAGAATGTCCTAAGTGTCGCCACCGCGTCGATATCGCGGACACTCCATTTCATGTGGACGAAGAGTCTGGTGAAATTATGGAAGAAGCAGCAGAATAA
- a CDS encoding LysM peptidoglycan-binding domain-containing protein: MAVSKNKYLFLVLLASLASGKVHAQEPTNADLEEVNVFESLNPSGDSAPAPSSDVQMSTLEEQDDLQSLKEDVGEIVFDKEPAKNPTVMEGKAPVEPADQKGPLNVVSPKGQNVSSAADDKAEIIADEGVNFDVGSEEKKLLELSKYVQHKITGKEWDDLAIKSKLEKYEVQKGDYLWKISKSLFGSGFYYSKIWSLNPQITNPHEIEPGTILAFDTGDADTFPQVQVGEFSDDEIERAKGGGAYTSSDDKNRPSWIQERKKLLDQGVYFQFASEETYEDLERLEKQQRNTEYEKYDPPMSDIVIAEPSEVYDSTGFDKSNKIVFNYKEGFFLNTFVTTNVVQDLGEIKASPKESVFINKLETLYVNFDKSTKVKPGDMFSVYTSGGEVKHPVSDRSGFLYTTTAQIKAIRKIDDVWECQVVEQSGLVQRKDRITVYTPKIGKLAKTFSRRNVEAAIIGSYRDSISGLSYGDVVYLDRGRADGVELGNVFDIYSFVDRGTQRKITPSPTYKIGELTVINITDNFATALITGSMNEIAVGSIAITRTQEEQARSIRLKGKDKLIDVKKMEGKALDELDVELNLDDVSQDILNKADKIQLTEDELEELERQERDKSVIKDSERDVKELDRLESEIRDAEGSLNESKVDEDKFLEQQSLEDLEKKSKQQDPNAFESLNEIEKDIGRKYLDEDINNKENPYGLTEFDLEEVDELLNTDLKK, translated from the coding sequence ATGGCAGTATCTAAGAACAAGTATTTATTTTTGGTTTTATTGGCGAGTCTTGCTAGTGGGAAAGTTCACGCGCAGGAGCCGACAAATGCTGACCTGGAAGAAGTAAATGTTTTTGAATCACTGAATCCATCTGGCGATTCCGCTCCGGCACCAAGCTCTGATGTACAGATGTCGACTCTCGAAGAACAAGATGACCTTCAATCTCTGAAAGAAGATGTGGGGGAAATTGTTTTTGATAAAGAGCCAGCTAAAAACCCAACAGTCATGGAAGGCAAAGCTCCTGTTGAGCCAGCCGATCAAAAAGGCCCTTTAAACGTAGTGAGTCCTAAGGGGCAGAATGTTTCTAGTGCGGCCGATGATAAAGCGGAAATTATCGCCGACGAAGGCGTTAATTTTGATGTCGGAAGTGAAGAGAAGAAGCTTTTAGAGCTCTCTAAATACGTTCAGCACAAAATCACGGGAAAAGAGTGGGATGACCTGGCGATTAAGTCAAAATTAGAGAAATACGAAGTTCAAAAAGGTGATTACCTTTGGAAGATTTCGAAGTCGCTATTTGGTTCAGGTTTTTATTATTCAAAAATCTGGTCGCTAAATCCGCAGATTACTAACCCTCATGAGATTGAGCCGGGAACCATTCTGGCCTTTGATACAGGGGATGCCGACACTTTCCCACAAGTTCAAGTGGGTGAGTTTAGCGATGATGAAATTGAAAGAGCAAAAGGTGGTGGAGCTTACACAAGTTCTGATGATAAGAACCGTCCTTCTTGGATTCAGGAAAGAAAGAAGCTTCTGGATCAAGGTGTGTATTTCCAGTTTGCTTCAGAAGAGACGTATGAAGATTTAGAGCGCTTGGAAAAACAACAGCGCAATACTGAATACGAAAAATACGATCCACCAATGTCAGATATCGTTATTGCAGAGCCGTCTGAAGTTTACGACAGCACGGGCTTTGATAAGAGCAATAAAATTGTTTTCAATTACAAAGAAGGTTTCTTCTTAAATACTTTTGTTACAACCAACGTTGTTCAGGATTTAGGGGAGATTAAAGCGTCACCGAAAGAGTCTGTTTTTATTAATAAACTTGAAACTCTTTACGTTAATTTCGACAAATCAACGAAGGTAAAACCAGGGGATATGTTCTCTGTTTACACTTCGGGTGGAGAAGTGAAGCATCCGGTGTCTGATCGTTCAGGATTTTTATACACGACAACGGCCCAGATTAAGGCCATCAGAAAAATTGATGACGTTTGGGAATGTCAGGTTGTCGAGCAGTCGGGACTTGTTCAAAGAAAAGACCGCATCACTGTGTATACTCCAAAAATTGGAAAGCTTGCCAAGACGTTTAGTAGAAGAAATGTTGAAGCAGCGATTATTGGAAGCTATCGCGATTCTATCTCGGGGCTCTCTTACGGAGATGTCGTTTATCTTGACCGTGGGCGCGCTGATGGTGTGGAGTTAGGAAACGTTTTTGATATTTATTCTTTTGTTGATCGTGGGACTCAGAGAAAAATCACTCCAAGTCCGACGTATAAAATTGGTGAATTGACAGTTATTAACATTACTGACAATTTTGCTACGGCCTTAATTACTGGTTCAATGAATGAAATTGCTGTGGGAAGTATTGCAATTACAAGAACTCAGGAAGAGCAGGCGAGAAGCATTCGCTTAAAAGGCAAAGACAAGCTTATCGATGTCAAGAAAATGGAAGGCAAAGCGCTTGATGAGTTAGACGTAGAGCTAAATCTTGATGACGTAAGCCAAGATATTTTAAATAAAGCTGATAAAATTCAATTAACCGAAGACGAGCTAGAAGAGCTAGAGCGTCAGGAGCGCGACAAGTCAGTAATCAAAGACTCTGAGCGCGATGTTAAAGAGTTAGATCGTCTCGAGTCGGAAATTAGAGATGCTGAGGGCTCTCTCAATGAATCGAAAGTGGATGAAGACAAGTTCTTAGAGCAGCAGAGTCTTGAAGATTTAGAGAAGAAATCTAAACAACAAGATCCTAATGCGTTTGAGTCACTAAACGAAATTGAGAAGGACATCGGAAGAAAATATCTCGATGAAGACATCAATAACAAAGAGAATCCATACGGTCTAACAGAGTTTGACCTTGAAGAAGTGGATGAGTTGTTGAATACTGATCTCAAAAAGTAG
- a CDS encoding tetratricopeptide repeat protein, whose protein sequence is MKRIYASKAINSGLLLCSTLFLTSCSSLWLHRDQTVDSALNDGVQSQSSTVPKEQYDELARKYNDLLNQSKNLKSQEVAAAQPAANPNEQKKPEIAESTVLDPSELVNKIDHAIPDAPNLDGVDALAAVKEEKGPALPTSMGVKTVNNTDEIDDQISRLREVQELVKVNKFEQALIILKELEASKEKQIVVRAKMMLGDLLFAQGEFDLASQVYEEIIGKYAFSGFVIKALGKLVVCSEKLKQPEKQAKYYSLLHDFFEAT, encoded by the coding sequence GTGAAGAGGATTTATGCCAGTAAGGCCATAAACAGCGGTTTGCTATTATGTAGCACCCTGTTTCTCACCTCATGTTCATCGCTTTGGTTGCATCGCGATCAAACAGTGGACTCTGCTTTAAATGATGGAGTGCAATCGCAGTCGTCGACAGTTCCAAAAGAGCAATATGACGAGCTTGCTAGAAAGTACAACGATCTTTTAAATCAATCCAAGAATTTAAAATCACAAGAAGTTGCAGCTGCTCAGCCAGCAGCAAACCCTAATGAACAGAAGAAGCCTGAAATTGCGGAGAGCACGGTGCTTGATCCTTCTGAGTTAGTCAATAAGATTGATCACGCGATTCCAGATGCACCTAATCTTGATGGTGTAGATGCGCTCGCGGCAGTTAAAGAAGAAAAAGGTCCGGCCCTTCCAACAAGTATGGGAGTTAAGACTGTTAACAATACTGATGAAATTGATGACCAGATCTCAAGACTTCGCGAAGTGCAGGAGTTAGTTAAGGTTAATAAGTTTGAACAGGCGCTTATCATCTTAAAGGAGCTTGAAGCTTCAAAAGAAAAGCAAATCGTTGTCCGCGCAAAAATGATGTTGGGCGATCTGCTTTTTGCTCAAGGTGAATTCGACCTGGCCTCACAAGTGTATGAAGAAATCATTGGAAAATATGCATTCTCAGGATTTGTTATCAAGGCCCTGGGCAAACTGGTTGTGTGTAGTGAAAAACTAAAGCAACCTGAAAAACAAGCGAAGTACTATTCGCTGTTACACGATTTCTTTGAAGCAACTTAA
- a CDS encoding M48 family metallopeptidase has product MKNIFLIALLLISASCSTTPVTGNKAFLLTSSETENQQGEDAYKEILSKEKEVKGTPEARMVEEIGKRIAAVANQPDFKWEFRTLQSDEPNAFCLPGGKVAVYTGIFKYAKNEAGLATVMGHEIGHAIARHGGQRMSQQMATNAALAGLAVVGLSKMDNTKKTVVMAALGAGATYGIILPFSRKHETEADEIGLVLMSKAGYDPRESVNFWDRFSQASAGKAPPEFLSTHPNSTNRRDHLRELLPKVLPDYENSAKLGIGKNL; this is encoded by the coding sequence ATGAAAAATATTTTTTTAATTGCCCTACTCCTTATTAGTGCTTCTTGTTCGACAACTCCGGTGACGGGAAATAAAGCTTTTTTATTAACGTCATCAGAAACAGAAAACCAGCAAGGTGAAGACGCTTACAAAGAAATTCTTTCAAAAGAAAAAGAAGTCAAAGGAACACCTGAAGCAAGGATGGTTGAAGAAATTGGAAAACGCATCGCCGCTGTCGCTAATCAACCAGACTTTAAATGGGAATTTAGAACTCTACAAAGTGATGAGCCCAATGCTTTCTGTCTTCCAGGCGGAAAAGTTGCAGTTTACACTGGTATCTTTAAGTACGCTAAAAACGAAGCTGGACTGGCAACAGTTATGGGCCATGAAATTGGACACGCAATCGCACGCCACGGTGGCCAGCGCATGAGCCAGCAAATGGCAACTAACGCTGCTCTTGCAGGCTTGGCCGTTGTTGGTCTTTCAAAAATGGACAACACAAAAAAGACTGTGGTCATGGCCGCTCTTGGCGCTGGAGCGACTTATGGAATTATTCTTCCTTTCTCAAGAAAGCATGAAACGGAAGCTGACGAGATTGGATTAGTGCTTATGTCAAAAGCAGGATACGACCCTCGCGAGTCGGTTAATTTTTGGGATCGCTTCTCTCAAGCAAGCGCAGGGAAGGCTCCACCTGAATTTTTATCAACTCACCCCAACAGCACTAACCGCAGGGATCACTTAAGGGAGCTTCTACCAAAGGTTCTTCCCGATTATGAAAACTCAGCAAAACTTGGAATTGGAAAAAATCTATAA
- a CDS encoding endonuclease/exonuclease/phosphatase family protein encodes MKMILSLLLAIMAVNAQAKSVEIMSYNVENLFDATHDEGKIDWSFLPKDAPGKKEACAKEKSKYRRQECYDADWTDEKVEIKLSQIVDVVTKERAGTPDFLGLVEVENPNVVGRLAKKLGYENMEMTDSPDNRGVDVALLYKTSPDIKKISRAEHHVPVDYPSRNILEVEFTVGGEPLTIFVNHWPSLANPDSWRVKAAEVLATRVKEILAKNPNMGIIAMGDFNTIDENNPHPFKTVLYKDNLFSDLADTFKADKSISDDVKKKLPEGTYYYPPKNQWNMLDHIFFTSALKDGKNLEIDVASFEIYLPKFALKEVRKGLGSEDEKDVKTFMVPNRFDTSAKTKEKMGFSDHFAVVVKLNFPEPAPVKKEEKKVEKKADKKKAKKK; translated from the coding sequence ATGAAAATGATTCTATCATTGCTACTTGCGATTATGGCAGTCAATGCACAGGCAAAGTCTGTGGAGATTATGTCATACAACGTAGAAAACCTTTTTGATGCCACTCACGACGAAGGCAAAATTGACTGGAGCTTTTTACCAAAAGATGCTCCGGGAAAAAAAGAGGCCTGCGCCAAAGAAAAAAGTAAATACAGAAGACAAGAGTGTTACGACGCTGACTGGACTGATGAAAAAGTTGAAATCAAACTTTCTCAGATCGTCGACGTTGTGACTAAAGAAAGAGCAGGCACTCCTGACTTTCTTGGTTTAGTTGAAGTGGAAAACCCAAATGTGGTTGGACGTTTAGCTAAGAAGCTTGGTTACGAAAATATGGAGATGACAGACAGCCCGGATAACCGCGGTGTAGACGTTGCTCTTTTATATAAAACATCGCCGGACATTAAAAAAATCTCTCGCGCTGAACACCACGTTCCAGTTGATTACCCATCAAGAAATATTCTTGAAGTAGAATTCACTGTTGGTGGAGAGCCCTTAACGATTTTTGTTAACCACTGGCCTTCACTGGCAAACCCAGATTCATGGCGTGTAAAAGCAGCAGAAGTGCTGGCAACGAGAGTGAAAGAAATCCTGGCAAAAAATCCTAATATGGGAATTATTGCAATGGGGGACTTCAACACGATTGATGAAAACAACCCGCACCCATTTAAAACAGTTCTTTATAAGGACAACCTGTTTTCTGACCTGGCCGATACATTCAAAGCTGATAAGTCTATCAGCGACGATGTAAAAAAGAAGCTTCCGGAAGGAACTTACTATTACCCGCCAAAAAATCAGTGGAATATGCTGGATCACATTTTCTTCACCAGCGCTCTTAAGGATGGTAAAAATCTTGAGATCGACGTAGCAAGCTTTGAAATTTATCTTCCAAAGTTCGCACTTAAAGAAGTGAGAAAAGGTCTGGGAAGTGAAGACGAAAAAGACGTTAAGACTTTCATGGTGCCGAATCGTTTCGATACAAGTGCCAAGACAAAAGAGAAGATGGGATTCTCGGATCACTTTGCAGTCGTGGTAAAACTTAATTTCCCGGAGCCTGCGCCGGTGAAGAAAGAAGAAAAGAAAGTAGAGAAGAAAGCTGATAAAAAGAAAGCAAAGAAAAAGTAG
- the bcp gene encoding thioredoxin-dependent thiol peroxidase — protein MAFPKVGTKAPLFSLLNQDGEEVDLKKIKDKTIVLYFYPKAMTPGCTTQACGIRDSKKELAKANTVVFGISPDEPAKLKKFIGKEKLNFELLSDPDHAIAEKYGVWGLKKFMGREYMGILRTTFIIGSDGKLKHIMDDVKTKTHHDDVLSLVTEL, from the coding sequence ATGGCCTTTCCTAAAGTCGGTACAAAAGCACCTTTATTCTCTCTTTTAAATCAAGATGGAGAAGAAGTTGATCTAAAAAAAATCAAAGATAAAACGATCGTGCTTTATTTTTACCCGAAAGCGATGACTCCTGGATGCACGACTCAGGCCTGCGGTATCCGCGATTCTAAAAAAGAATTGGCGAAAGCTAACACTGTTGTTTTTGGAATTAGCCCAGATGAGCCGGCAAAACTTAAAAAATTCATTGGAAAAGAAAAACTTAATTTCGAACTTCTCTCTGACCCAGATCATGCGATTGCTGAAAAATACGGAGTCTGGGGCCTTAAAAAATTCATGGGACGCGAGTACATGGGGATTCTTCGTACAACATTTATTATTGGGAGCGATGGGAAACTCAAGCACATAATGGATGACGTCAAAACGAAAACCCATCATGACGACGTGCTTTCTCTAGTCACTGAACTCTAA
- a CDS encoding hydroxyacylglutathione hydrolase, with protein sequence MKPMKVQQIFFKNTLRNFCYIITFSDGAIYCIDPFNASEVKVFLGEDKKLAGIINTHDHCDHYSGNEELLKAYPCPVYAHEKANIPGKTKSLRDGDVVYRNGDWSLEAVFTPGHTMSHICLMLKEKGAPHALFTGDCFFNAGVGNCHNGGNPEVLYETISGIFSQYPDELIIYPGHEYLKRNLEFTLNIEASNKSAKAYLSKLEGINLNEVFFINDMKKEREINTFLRLREAEIQKHLQLQGESDKTIFIKLRELRNKW encoded by the coding sequence ATGAAGCCTATGAAAGTTCAGCAAATCTTCTTTAAGAATACCCTACGAAACTTCTGCTATATAATCACTTTTTCTGATGGGGCCATTTATTGCATTGATCCGTTTAATGCCTCGGAAGTAAAGGTTTTTTTAGGTGAAGATAAGAAACTCGCTGGGATTATCAATACCCATGATCATTGCGATCATTACTCAGGCAACGAGGAGCTTTTAAAAGCTTACCCATGTCCTGTTTATGCCCATGAGAAGGCCAATATCCCGGGAAAAACAAAGAGCCTTCGCGATGGAGATGTGGTTTATAGAAATGGGGACTGGTCACTAGAAGCTGTTTTTACACCGGGGCACACGATGTCTCATATTTGCTTAATGCTCAAAGAAAAAGGTGCACCACATGCACTATTTACTGGAGACTGTTTTTTCAATGCGGGAGTTGGCAACTGTCACAACGGCGGGAACCCGGAAGTATTGTATGAAACAATTAGCGGAATTTTTTCTCAATACCCAGATGAACTGATTATTTATCCCGGGCATGAGTATTTAAAAAGAAACCTGGAATTTACTCTTAATATTGAGGCCAGCAATAAAAGCGCGAAGGCCTATCTGAGTAAATTAGAAGGCATTAATCTCAATGAAGTCTTTTTCATCAACGATATGAAAAAAGAGCGTGAAATAAATACTTTTCTTCGCCTGAGAGAAGCAGAGATTCAGAAGCATTTGCAGCTTCAGGGTGAGAGTGATAAAACTATTTTCATTAAACTTCGTGAATTAAGAAACAAGTGGTAG